In Ureibacillus thermophilus, the genomic stretch AAAAACACGATTTGTCAGCTTTACTGGCAAAAGTTTGCGCTATGATTTAGCCATTGTTCAATCCAACAAATTTTATGGAAAAGTGCTCGTTTTGGATATGCAATCTAGCCGCTTTGCCATCATCGGGCCCGACGATTTGGAAGAGCCCGGCTATTTAGAATATGTTTTTAACAAAACAGAAGAAGAAGCGGCAGATTTAAGAGAATATTTAACGGAATTATTATCGTAAAATGAAGCCATCTCCTGCATGGGAGATGGCCTATTTTTATCCTTTATCGCTAGAATGTCCATTCGGAGCTGATACATATCTTTCCTGCGGCATGCGGCCAATTTTCTTTAAAATAAAGTAAGCACAGCCAAAATTGCAATATTCAAATAAATAGTCTTGAACAGTGCTGATTTTATTATCATAAGTAGATTTTTGATTGCGGTCATCGAAAAATCCCTTTAATCTTAATTGGCCATATCCCCAATCTCCGACGATATAATCGTATTTTGCAAGGACATCCGTATATCGGTTTACGAAGGCTTCCCCTTGAAAGCCATCGCGGTAATTCTCAACTAATTCATACATAATCCCATCCACTACGATCATTGAAACACCTCCAACATTACATTTCAGCTTGGAGTTGTCGAGCTTTTGTTGCTTCGTTCACTTGCTCATCTGCATGGTAGCTGCTTCGAACTAAAGGACCTGCTTCACAATGCTTGAAGCCTTTCTCCATGGCAATTTTGCGCAATTTTCCAAACTCTAAAGGAGAATAATATTTCTTTACAGGCAAATGTTTTTTTGTTGGCTGCAAATATTGGCCGATTGTCATAATATCCACATTGTTGGCCCGCAAATCGTCCATTACTTCCAAAATTTCTTCCCATGTTTCGCCAAGGCCAATCATTAAAGAAGATTTTGTAGGGATATCCGGCTGCATTTCTTTCGCTCTGCGCAAAAATTCCAACGAACGGTCATAAGTGGCGCGGGCGCGAACCCGTGGCGTAAGTCTCCTTACTGTTTCAATATTATGGTTTAAAATATCCGGTCTTGCATCCATAAGAATCCGTAAATTTTCCTCCACTCCACCTAAATCGGAGGGAAGCACTTCTATGGATGTTTGCGGAGATTTGCGGCGGATTGCACGGATTGTTTCAGCCATGATGCCCGCTCCGCCATCTTTTAAGTCATCCCGCGCAACCATTGTGATGACCACGTGTTTTAAATTCATGATTTTCACTGAATCTGCCACACGTTCCGGCTCTTCCAAATCCAGTTCTGTAGGAAGCCCCGTCTTCACCGCACAGAATCGGCAGGCACGCGTACAAACAGAGCCCAAAATCATCATCGTTGCCGTTCTTCTTTGGCCCCAGCATTCATGTATATTCGGGCATCGGGCTTCTTCGCAAACGGTATGCAAGTTTTTCTCCCGCATCAATTTTTTTAAATCTCTATATTCTTCATTCGTATTAAATTTTATCTTTAACCATTCGGGTTTTCTCAAAATTTCTTTCTCGCTCATTCGTATCAGCCCCTATCGATTCAGAAAAAAGTTACATCTACTTGTCAATATAACATGATAACGCTTTTGCAACAACTGACAATATCGCAAGTCCGAGAAAAAATTCTTATTATTCATATGGAACCGGCACTTCTACAGAAGGCTGTGCTCCATCTCCACCGTTTGTATAAATATTCGGCACTTGGCTTCTTGTCAGCCCAATAGCTACTGGGATGGTTTGCTCCACCGTTGTCGTTTTGCTGGCAAAAGGAACAATAATTTGAACATTCACTTTAAAATTAATGCTGATTTCTACAAGGGCATTATTAATTCCAAACTCTGTAATCTTAGTGGAAACATCGCTTGTCACATTTCCAATGATGTGGAAGCGAATCGGCACTTTTGGCCCTAAGTTTCCGAGCAAAGGAAGATTTAAGGCTTCAGCAAGGGGAACAAGAAAAACGATGCCATCCCCTTTTTGAATTTCCGACACATCATACTCTATATTATCTAAATCCGGAAGCTGAGATAAATCTCCCTTTTCAGCCATTTCCAGATGTTCCTTCACAAGGGCGGTTGTTTCTGCCCGAACTTGGTTAATAATTTCCGTATTAAATTTCGTCGTCAACATATAATCGGATTCTGTAGGCAAATCTTCAATGATTTCATTAATGTCTAAGACGCTGGAGGTTCTGGCATTCACCGCTTTGCTGACGACGCTCGACGCAATTTTACGGGTTTGCACTTCCGCATAATCTAAGTAAATAGGCATTAATCGAGAATTTAAAAAATATAAAAATAATACCACTGCCACCACGAAACTCATGAGAAATAAAGCAAATCGGTTCGCGCCTTTTCTTCTTTTTTTCGGCGCCCTGACCATCATTCTTTGAGGTTTTCGGTAAAACAAAAAATCTCCTCCTAGCAAATTTTATGACTAGGAGGAGATGACTATTCTAAGCATGAATTCTAGAAATGGCGTTTGCAATATTCAATGAACACATCCCTCAGAAAATATGGCAAATAATATTTCTTTTTGGCATATTTGAAGTTTGGAAAAAAATAGCCAAAGGTAAAGAGATCGAGGGTTACTAATTGATAAGTTTTATTTAAATCGCAGACTTCCCCCCGCACAACCAATTCGCGGTTTTTATTGACGGAAAAATCATAGGTTAAAATCTTTCCAAAAATTAATCCTCTAAATCCCAGCCCCTTCAATTCCAGCTGGGACCACTCTTCGTTTTTTGCTTGCAAATACACTTCTTTCAGCTGGCGACCTGTCAACTCCACTACACATAAATTGATAGGGTGGGGCAAAATCCGATGAATATCATATCGGGTGATATTCCCCTTTTTCAAACCGTCCAAAAAGATGCCAGCATTGAACATCGCACAATCAGCGCCGGTATGTTCCAATATGGCTTTTGCAAAGAGCCTTGAAATCTGGGAATGATGGAACCATTCTTTATTGTAGCTTTTTGTCGTTTGAAAGAGCGTTTCCCCCATTAGCTCTTTGCCTGTTTTGGACAGTTGTTCAAGAAATTCCACTTCCCCCTCGATTTCCGGCAGCAGTGCATTATCAATCACAAATTCTTCTTTGCAGACAATTTCCCGATTTTTATGATCAAACTGAATTTTCAAATGCCCTGTATAAGCTCCGAATTTGCCGCAGCCTGTAAGAAGCACCCCGTTCACCATTTTCCCTTCTTCTAAAAAATGATGGGTGTGGGCGCCAAAAATCACATCCAATTCCGGGCATTCCTGCGCCAATAATTCATCCTCTGTAATGCCCAAATGGGAAAGGCACAGCAAAATATCCACTTCTTTTCTCAATTTTTTCGCAAGGGATAAAATCTCTTTTCTCGGTTCGGTAATATCCCAATGAAGCTCTTTATAAAACAGTTCATAAAAGGCGGTTGCACCAATCACGCCAATTTTTGTGCCATGTTTTGTCCTTAAAATCGTATAAGGCTTTAGCCATTTCGGATTCTCGCCGCTCTCAGCCTTCAAATTGGCAACAACCACTTCAAAATTTGCTTCATCATATAAATGAAAAAGCTCTTCGAAGGCAAGGGTGATGCCTTCATTATTGCCGATGGTCACCACATCGTACCCCGCTTCATTCAACAGCCTCACATTTCCTAAACCGAGCGTTGCTTCCGTATAAATGTTAGAACGGTCCAAATGGTCGCCCAAATCGAATAAAAAACTAGGCTCCCCCTTTTTGGCAAAACTTAGCCGCTCATTTCGAATAAAATATTGCGAACGCAGCCAATATTCGAAATGGCTATGTATGTCATTGGTATGATAAAAATGAATTGTTTCAAGCAAACTGCTCACCATCTCTCAACATTAAACTAGCCCTTCTATTATAGAACGGATCCCGATCAACACCATAACGATTTGCAATACGAGAACAACCGTTTTGGATTTCATCCGTTTGTTTAAAGCCGCTCCCAATTTCGCTCCCATATAAGCCCCCACAATCACCGGAACGGTATAATGCCAAGGAACATTTCCTAAATAGATGTGGCTCATGGAATTAATGATGGATGTTAAAAACACCAAAAACATCGATGTGGCAACGGCAACATGGGGCGGAAAACGGAATAAAAGCACCATGGCCGGAACGATTAAAGAACCGCCTCCAATGCCAAACAACCCTGAAAGCATGCCGACAAAAAAAGTAAAGCATACCGCAAACCAGATTGGATAGCCATATTCAAAAGTCTGGCCTTGGCGGTCGGTAAAACTTCGCTTAATGCCATGTTCAAGGAACCAATGAATCGGCTTTAATCGATCCCGAACAAATAATAATGCGGACAAGACGATTAATAAAATACCGAAATATAAATTAAATGAATCGATATTTAGCCCTTTATTGAGCCAAGCCCCTAAAATTGCACCAGGCGCACTGCCGATAAAAAAAATCCAGCCGCTAAAAAAATCCACTTGCTTTGATTTCATATAGGAAATAGTGGATGAAAGGCCGGTAAAAATCATCATCACAACAGATAGACCGACCACTCGCTGAGGCGTGATGTCAGGGAATAAGCCTAACGTAACCCCAAAATACAGCGTTGCCGGAATTAATATTACTCCTCCCCCTAAACCAACGAGAGAGCCAAGGATTCCAGCACAAAGCGCAATGATTGCAAGAAGCACATTTTCCATTAAAATTCCCCTTCAAAAAGATTTAATTGCTTCGGTGCAAGCCCTTCATATTGAATATTTAATATTTCTTGAAGCATTTTTGCATTCTTGGCGGCATGATGTCCCGAATTATTGTTAAAAAGGACATACACTTCTTCCGCATCCGCTTCTAATTCTTTTAGGTGCCTTGCCAATTCTTCCAACTCTTTTCGATTGTAATCATATAAAAAGCGCACTTCCCGCCAATTAGGAGCCCCGTTATTTCGCCATCCATACACATTTCTCCCATGAAGGCGCACAAGCACTTTTTTATCCGTTGCTTTCGGAACAAAAGGCACCGAACCAACGCCAGCTTGCGGTTCATCACAAACGGTATGAATGAGGCCCTGATCTTTTAAAAATTGAATTGTCGCCTCATCTCTTCCTTGCTGATACCATGTTTGGTTGCGAAATTCCACGGCGATTGGCAACCCTTCCAATTGCTGCTTCACATACAAAATATATATGACGTTTTGAGAAGTACAATCAAACCATGGCGGAAATTGCACTAGCACCATAGCTAATTTATTGAATTTGTTAAAAGCATCGGCACACTTCCGAAAGGCATTAAACATCTCCTGTTTTGTTTCGTATGGAAGCTCATCCCTTTGATGGCCTGTGATTCCTTGGTAGGCTTTCACAATAAATTGAAAAGTGTCCGGTGTTTCTTCCGCCCATTTTTCAATATTCTTCAGCGTTGGAATGGCGTAAAAGGATGTATCTACTTCCACAATTGGAAAATGAGCGCTGTAATCAAAAAGTTTATCCTTCTTCGCAGCATTTTCCCTATATAGCGAAGGATGGTCCCCCCATCCAGTTAGGCCAATTTTGATCATGTTTTCCTCTCCATTTTATCGCATTTTTCTCTATAAAAGTATAAACGATTATACAAAAAAGTTCGATTCCGCAATAGGGGAATCGAACTTTTCGGGGGAAAATCTATATAAACAATAAGGGAAGCAATTTAGCATCATTTAGATGGAGAAATCTTCAGGAATAAACACTTTTAATTGCTTAGGACGCACATAAACAATGTCGTCTTTTTTGATATTTAAAGCTTTATATTGTTCTTTTGGCAATTCCGCCTCTAAATATTCGCCGGTATCTTCCCTTTGCAATTCAATTCTTGCAGTCGGGCCGACGATATGGACGAAGGTGATTTTTGCAGCCACCGTTTCATGATTCACTTGCTCCTTCTCAATTTGGATGTCATGTGGGCGGACGTATCCAACTGCTTCATCATGGGAATCTAAATAATGAGGGGCGTTAATTTCAAATTGCCCTTGCTGCAGCTTGCCATTATGCAAGCGACCTCTAAAGATGTTCACATTTCCCAAGAAATCATATACGAAAGGTGTTCTTGGATTTTCATACACTTCATCCGGCGTGCCGATTTGTTCAATTTTCCCGTTGTTCATTACAATGATGCGGTCTGCCACATCAAGGGCTTCCTCTTGGTCGTGGGTTACAAAAATGCTCGTCACATGAAACTCATTATGCAGCTGTCGAAGCCATCTTCTCAGCTCTTTCCGAACTTTCGCATCCAATGCGCCAAAAGGTTCATCTAAAAGAAGCACTTTTGGCTCCACCGCAAGGGCTCTAGCCAATGCAACACGCTGGCGCTGGCCCCCAGAAAGCTGGGATGGATAGCGGTCTTGGAAATTTTCCAGTTTCACCAGCTTCAATAAATCGTTTACTTTTTTCTCAATTTCTTGTTTCGATGGCCGTGTTTTTCTTGGACGAACTTTCAACCCATAGGCCACATTTTCAAATACCGTCATATGCCGGAATAAAGCATAATGTTGGAACACAAAACCGACTTTTCGCTCTTTTGGGCTGACATTGGTGATATTTTCACCGTCAAATAAAATCGCTCCTTCATCAAGCCCCTCAAGCCCTGCAAGAATGCGGAGAAGCGTCGTTTTGCCAGATCCGGAAGGACCTAAAAGTGCAATCAACTCGCCGGATTTTATATCAACGGAAATATCTTTCAATGCTTGAAATGAACCAAAGGACTTAGATACATTTTGAATTTGAATCCCCATAATAATCCCCCTAAACTTCTTTTGCTTTCCAAGTAATTATGTGTTTTACGATAATGGTAATAATGGCCAATATGGACATTAATGAGGCAACGGCAAAAGCCGCAGTAAATTGATATTCGTTATACAAAATTTCAATATGTAGCGGCATTGTGTTCGTCTGCCCGCGGATATGCCCCGAAACAACAGATACAGCGCCAAATTCGCCGATTGCACGGGTATTGCACAAAATCAAGCCGTACAATAATCCCCATTTAATATTTGGCAGCGTCACATAGAAAAAGGTTTTCCATCCGCCTGCACCCAATGAGATGGACGCTTCTTCTTCCGTAATCCCTTGGGTCTGCATTAAAGGAATTAATTCCCGTGCAACAAAAGGGAAAGTGACGAATAATGTGGCAAGGATAATTCCGGGCAAGGCAAAGACGATTTTTATATCATGTTCAAAGAGCCAATCGCCGAATAAACCTTGTGCGCCAAAAAGCAAAATAAAAATCAACCCTGCAATAACGGGGGAAACGGCAAAGGGCAAGTCGATCAAAGTAATGAAAAGATTTTTTCCCCTAAAGGAAAATTTCGTAATCGCCCAAGCTGCAGCAATCCCAAAAATCGCATTAAGCGGCACTACAATCAGTGCAACGGTAATGGTCAGTTTAATGGCGGCAAGGGCATGCGGGTCTACAATGGACGCCACATACGTATTCCACCCCTTTTCGAAGGCCGTCACAAAAATTGAAATCAGAGGAAGAATTAAAAAAAGGCTAATATAAAGCAATGCAACCGTAATAAGCGACCATTTCACAATCGCCGATTCCTTCAAAGGATAAGGATTCACCGCTTTCTTCACAACAGGCACTGCTCGCTCCACATCCAACGGTTTCGTCATTCAATGGCCCTCCTTCCTAATAATTAAATTTTCGATTTATTCTCCATTGAATAAAATTAATAATCAACAAGGCCACAAAGGAACCGACAAGCATGACAACAGCAATGGCTGTAGCCCCGACGTAATCGTATTGTTCAAGCTTTGTCATTATAATGAGCGGAGTAATTTCCGTTTTCATCGGCATATTCCCTGCAATAAACACAACCGAACCATATTCTCCGAGCGCCCGAGAAAAGGCTAATGAAAATCCGGTAATCATCGCCGGATACAACTCAGGCAAAATGACTTTTACTAAAGTTTGGAATCGATTCGCCCCAAGGCTTGCGGAAGCTTCCTCAACTTCCCTGCTCAAATTTTGCAAGATCGGCTGCACCGTCCGAACAACAAAGGGCAGCCCAATAAAAGTCAGGGCAATCACGATTCCAAGAGGTGTATAGGAAATTTTAAAATCAAAAAATTGCCCAATCCAGCCGTTTGGGGCATAAAGAGTGGTAAGGGCAATCCCTGCTACCGCGGTTGGCAATGCAAAGGGCAAATCCACAAGTCCATCGATTATTTTTTTTCCCGGAAAATCGTAGCGGATTAGCACCCACGCAATAATCGTTCCAAAAAGCACGTTAATAAGCCCTGCAATAAAGGCGCTACCGAAACTCAATTTATATGAAGCTACTGCACGAGGATGCGTAATGATTCCGATAAATTCACTCCAGCTAAGGGAGAGGGTATTCACAACAATCATCGCTAAAGGCAATAGTACAATGATGCTTAAATAAAGCATCGCATAGCCGAGGGTAAGGGAAAATCCAGGAATGATGGTATTCTTTTTCTTTCTTTTTAATGTGAATTCCACTAAAAATCACTCCATTTAATATGAAGATCCAGCATAAAGGAAATAAAATGTTCCTTTATGCTGATGGTCTCAAGCTTTCAATTATTGATAAATTTCATCAAATGTACCGCCATCTGCAAAATGCGTTTTTTGCGCTTCTTGCCAGCCGCCAAACTCTTCTACTGTCACTAACTCTAAATCTTTGAATTGGTCTTTATATTTTTCTAGCACTTTTTCATTGCGTGGACGGTAGAAGTTTTTCGCTGCAATTTCTTGCCCTTCATCGCTGTATAAATATTTCAAGTATGCTTCTGCCACTTCTCGAGTTCCTTTTTTATCAACGATTTTATCTACAATAGCCACTGGAGGCTCTGCTAGTATACTTAAAGAAGGCGTCACGATTTCAAATTCATCTTCGCCAAATTCTTTGAGGGATAGAAACGCTTCATTTTCCCAAGCAATCAACACATCGCCAATGCCACGTTCCACAAATGTTGTTGTAGAACCGCGGGCTCCTGAATCCAACACTTCTACATTGCTATATAAATCTTTCATAAATTGTTTAATTTTTGCTTCATCGCCGTTATATTTTCTGCTTGCGAACGCCCATGCCGCTAAGTAATTCCAACGGGCACCGCCACTTGTTTTTGGGTTTGGCGTAATCACTGAAATACCTTTTTTCGTTAAGTCATCCCAGTCTTTAATATTTTTAGGATTGCCTTTGCGCACTAAGAAAACAATTGTAGAAGTATATGGAGAAGAATTGTATTCAAATTCTTTTTGCCAATCTTCATTTAATAATTGGCGCGTTAATGCAATTTCATCGATGTCATAGGCTAAAGCAAGAGTTACAACGTCCGCCTCAATACCATCGATAACGGATCTCGCTTGTTTGCCAGATCCTCCATGGGATTGCTGGATTGTCACTTCTTGGCCAGTTTTTTCTTTCCAATGAGCTGCGAAAGCTTTGTTGAATTCTTCATATAATTCCCGTGTTGGGTCATAAGAAACATTTAATAATTCTACTGTTTTTTTTGCTTCTGAAGTTTCTGTCGTTTTGTTTTCACCCGCGTTGTTTGATGATTCATTGCTGCTTGACTCTTCTTTTCCGCAAGCTGTCAAAAGCAATAAAAGTGAAATAATTCCAAAAAATAATAGTAGTCTTTTTTTCTTTTTCATTCCCATCTCTCCTTTATTCTTTTAAATAAAATAGAAGGTTGCCCACCATTTCCCCATTCCAAGGGTCCATGCAGGCAACCTTCAGTTTGTCTGATTGGTTACACTTAAAAAGTGTTATTCTTTGTTTCATACAATAATCCAATTTTTCCGATAAGTCAACAAGGTTTTTAAAAAATTTATAAAATCGGATTTTAATATTGATTTATCCAATTAAAATAGTATACTTTAAATAAATAATAAATTAATACGCTGACTAGAAAACTAGAGGCGTTTTAATGTACTAACAATTTTTTATTACATTAAAACGTCCTCTTTTTTCATTTAAGGAGGAATCGCATGTTAACTTATCAAACATGGCAAGATTCATATATCGATTTTGAAGTGGATGAAACTTATAAAGGAGCATTGAATGTTCTAAAGTGGGCTTATAACCATTACGGAGATGAAGTCATTTATGCCTGCAGCTTCGGCATCGAAGGCATCGTGCTAATCGACTTGATTTCAAAAGTGAAGGCTGATGCCAATATCGTCTTTTTAGATACGGAGGTTCATTTTAAAGAAACCTATGAAACCATTGAAAAGGTGAAGAAAAGATATCCATCGTTAAACATCATACTAAAAAAACCAGACATTTCATTGGAAGAACAAGCAAAATTATATGGAGATGAACTCTGGAAAAAAGATCCAAATAAGTGTTGCGAAATCCGGAAAATCATCCCTCTCCGGGAAACTTTGACCGGTGCGAAAGCATGGATTTCCGGATTGCGCCGGGAACAATCGGAAACTAGAAAACATGTGAACTTCCTGAACAAAGATAATAAGTTCCAATCCGTTAAAATCTGTCCGTTGATTCATTGGACTTGGAAAGATGTGTGGCGTTATGTAAGCAAACATCAGTTGGATTACAATCCGCTCCATGACCAAGGCTACCCTAGCATCGGATGCGCCCACTGTACAAAACCGGCTTATACATTGGATGATTTGCGTTCCGGCAGATGGGCAGGTTTCAATAAAACAGAATGTGGATTACATGTTGATTAGGAGGAATGAAAAATGACAACCATTCAACCCCATGGCGGCGTATTGGTGAACGCCTACGACCCTAATGAACCATATGAACATTTGCAAAAAGAAATTCCCCTTGATGGAATTGCCATCAGCGATTTGGAATTAATCGGCGTAGGTGCTTATAGCCCAATAGAAGGCTTCTTATCCGAGGAAGATTATAAAAGCGTAGTAGAAAATATGCGCTTAGCAAACGGCATTGTTTGGAGCATTCCCATTACGCTTCCGGTAACAGAAGAACTGGCTGGCACATTAAAAATTGGCGAAAAAGCCAAGTTAGTTTTTGATGGAGAAGTATATGGAATGATTGAAATTCAAGATATTTATAAACCGGATAAAACCGTTGAAGCCAAAAATGTATATGGAACTGATGATTTAAACCATCCCGGCGTGAAAAAATTGTTTGACCGTCCGAATGTGTATGTCGGCGGGAAAATCACCCTTATAAAAAGAACGAAAAAACAATTTCCCGACCACACTTACGACCCAATTGAAACACGGAAATTATTTGAGAAAAAAGGTTGGAAAACAGTAGTTGGTTTCCAAACAAGAAATCCAGTACACCGCGCCCATGAATACATCCAAAAAGTAGCTCTGGAAATCGTCGACGGGCTTTTCCTCAATCCTTTAGTGGGAGAAACAAAATCCGATGATATTCCAGCCCATATCCGCATGGAAAGCTATGAAGTATTGCTCGATAATTACTATCCGAAAGATCGGGTGCATTTAGGCGTGTTCCTTGCAGCGATGCGCTACGCCGGACCGAGAGAAGCGATTTTCCACGCATTGGTGCGCAAAAACTACGGCTGCACGCACTTCATTGTTGGCCGTGACCATGCCGGTGTCGGAAACTATTACGGCACTTACGACGCCCAAAAGATTTTTGACCAATTCAAACCGGAAGAAATCGGCATCACGCCGCTTAAATTTGAACATAGCTTCTATTGCACAGCTTGCGACGGAATGGCCACAACAAAAACGTGCCCGCACGATGCATCCACTCGCATCATCTTATCCGGTACAAAAGTGCGGGAAATGTTGCACAACGGAGAAATCCCGCCAAGCACATTCAGCCGCAAAGAAGTGGTAGAAGTCTTAATCCGCGGACTTCGGGAAGAAGTTCATTCATAAGGAGTTGTTATAATGAGTTCAAACATCGTATGGCATGATACATCCATCACAAAAGCAGACTACAGAAAGAAAAATGGCCATCACAGTTTCATTCTATGGTTCACAGGACTTTCGGCATCTGGAAAATCTTCCATTGCCAATGCACTGGCAAAAGAACTATTTGAACGGGGCAATCAAGCCTTTGTGCTCGACGGTGACAATATCCGCCACGGTCTGAACAAAGATTTGGGCTTTGACGAACAATCTAGAAAGGAAAACATCCGCCGCATTGGCGAAGTATCCAAACTCTTTGTAGAAAGCGGCCAAATCGTATTGACGGCTTTCATCTCCCCGTATAAAGAAGACCGGGCATTAGTCCGATCCCTTGTGGAAGCAGATGAATTTATCGAAGTGTATGTACAATGTTCCATTGAAGAATGTGAACGCAGAGATCCGAAAGGGTTGTACAAAAAAGCCCGAAATAATGAAATTCCAAACTTTACGGGCATCAGCGCCCCTTATGAAGCGCCGGACAATCCGGAAATTGTCGTGGACAGCGAAAAATATTCCATTGAGGAATGCAAAAATCAATTGATTGAATTTTTACTTGAAAAAGGATATATCAAATAGCTTTCAATCCGCCATAAACCTTCATAGAAACTTCCTTATAATTCGAGTAGGAGGGAGTGATTAACTCCCGTCCTCTCACACCACCGTACGTACGGTTCCGTATACGGCGGTTCAATTAAGATCATTGACGCAAGTTTTTATAACTTCCGTGAATAGCTGTTCTCTTTATGCCAGTGGTCACTCCATCCCCCAAGAGGTCTTCCACGGAATCCACCGCTTCCTTCCTCAAGTGAGGTACTACGTTTTCTGTGTTCATCATGACCCACTGAATGCCAAGGGCGATTCTCTCTTAATTGTTCGGTCCTTCTTAGTTGTTCTAGACCAACTAATACGATGACCTCTGCTGACTTCTGACGGTTCAGCTACTTATCACTAAGTAGGTTATGAAGCGTACTTCACCTATCCGCCAGACCTCCCCGGGTAAGTACATGCACTTTCACACCATCTATCCGCCTCATTTACTCGATATGACCTTCGACAGAAAGAGCTTTGTTTTGTTTTGCAAACTCACTCAATCATACCTAGCCTTGTATGAAGTTCGTGTTCCTCAGACCGGTGTTTTGCCTCCAGCTTCCTTCAGATTCCGCGTCATCACGGACATCCTTACGTT encodes the following:
- a CDS encoding DUF72 domain-containing protein; its protein translation is MIKIGLTGWGDHPSLYRENAAKKDKLFDYSAHFPIVEVDTSFYAIPTLKNIEKWAEETPDTFQFIVKAYQGITGHQRDELPYETKQEMFNAFRKCADAFNKFNKLAMVLVQFPPWFDCTSQNVIYILYVKQQLEGLPIAVEFRNQTWYQQGRDEATIQFLKDQGLIHTVCDEPQAGVGSVPFVPKATDKKVLVRLHGRNVYGWRNNGAPNWREVRFLYDYNRKELEELARHLKELEADAEEVYVLFNNNSGHHAAKNAKMLQEILNIQYEGLAPKQLNLFEGEF
- the cysW gene encoding sulfate ABC transporter permease subunit CysW is translated as MTKPLDVERAVPVVKKAVNPYPLKESAIVKWSLITVALLYISLFLILPLISIFVTAFEKGWNTYVASIVDPHALAAIKLTITVALIVVPLNAIFGIAAAWAITKFSFRGKNLFITLIDLPFAVSPVIAGLIFILLFGAQGLFGDWLFEHDIKIVFALPGIILATLFVTFPFVARELIPLMQTQGITEEEASISLGAGGWKTFFYVTLPNIKWGLLYGLILCNTRAIGEFGAVSVVSGHIRGQTNTMPLHIEILYNEYQFTAAFAVASLMSILAIITIIVKHIITWKAKEV
- a CDS encoding bifunctional metallophosphatase/5'-nucleotidase, with the protein product MLETIHFYHTNDIHSHFEYWLRSQYFIRNERLSFAKKGEPSFLFDLGDHLDRSNIYTEATLGLGNVRLLNEAGYDVVTIGNNEGITLAFEELFHLYDEANFEVVVANLKAESGENPKWLKPYTILRTKHGTKIGVIGATAFYELFYKELHWDITEPRKEILSLAKKLRKEVDILLCLSHLGITEDELLAQECPELDVIFGAHTHHFLEEGKMVNGVLLTGCGKFGAYTGHLKIQFDHKNREIVCKEEFVIDNALLPEIEGEVEFLEQLSKTGKELMGETLFQTTKSYNKEWFHHSQISRLFAKAILEHTGADCAMFNAGIFLDGLKKGNITRYDIHRILPHPINLCVVELTGRQLKEVYLQAKNEEWSQLELKGLGFRGLIFGKILTYDFSVNKNRELVVRGEVCDLNKTYQLVTLDLFTFGYFFPNFKYAKKKYYLPYFLRDVFIEYCKRHF
- the lipA gene encoding lipoyl synthase; protein product: MSEKEILRKPEWLKIKFNTNEEYRDLKKLMREKNLHTVCEEARCPNIHECWGQRRTATMMILGSVCTRACRFCAVKTGLPTELDLEEPERVADSVKIMNLKHVVITMVARDDLKDGGAGIMAETIRAIRRKSPQTSIEVLPSDLGGVEENLRILMDARPDILNHNIETVRRLTPRVRARATYDRSLEFLRRAKEMQPDIPTKSSLMIGLGETWEEILEVMDDLRANNVDIMTIGQYLQPTKKHLPVKKYYSPLEFGKLRKIAMEKGFKHCEAGPLVRSSYHADEQVNEATKARQLQAEM
- a CDS encoding sulfite exporter TauE/SafE family protein, yielding MENVLLAIIALCAGILGSLVGLGGGVILIPATLYFGVTLGLFPDITPQRVVGLSVVMMIFTGLSSTISYMKSKQVDFFSGWIFFIGSAPGAILGAWLNKGLNIDSFNLYFGILLIVLSALLFVRDRLKPIHWFLEHGIKRSFTDRQGQTFEYGYPIWFAVCFTFFVGMLSGLFGIGGGSLIVPAMVLLFRFPPHVAVATSMFLVFLTSIINSMSHIYLGNVPWHYTVPVIVGAYMGAKLGAALNKRMKSKTVVLVLQIVMVLIGIRSIIEGLV
- a CDS encoding YutD family protein; this encodes MIVVDGIMYELVENYRDGFQGEAFVNRYTDVLAKYDYIVGDWGYGQLRLKGFFDDRNQKSTYDNKISTVQDYLFEYCNFGCAYFILKKIGRMPQERYVSAPNGHSSDKG
- the yunB gene encoding sporulation protein YunB gives rise to the protein MFYRKPQRMMVRAPKKRRKGANRFALFLMSFVVAVVLFLYFLNSRLMPIYLDYAEVQTRKIASSVVSKAVNARTSSVLDINEIIEDLPTESDYMLTTKFNTEIINQVRAETTALVKEHLEMAEKGDLSQLPDLDNIEYDVSEIQKGDGIVFLVPLAEALNLPLLGNLGPKVPIRFHIIGNVTSDVSTKITEFGINNALVEISINFKVNVQIIVPFASKTTTVEQTIPVAIGLTRSQVPNIYTNGGDGAQPSVEVPVPYE
- a CDS encoding sulfate/molybdate ABC transporter ATP-binding protein, with the translated sequence MGIQIQNVSKSFGSFQALKDISVDIKSGELIALLGPSGSGKTTLLRILAGLEGLDEGAILFDGENITNVSPKERKVGFVFQHYALFRHMTVFENVAYGLKVRPRKTRPSKQEIEKKVNDLLKLVKLENFQDRYPSQLSGGQRQRVALARALAVEPKVLLLDEPFGALDAKVRKELRRWLRQLHNEFHVTSIFVTHDQEEALDVADRIIVMNNGKIEQIGTPDEVYENPRTPFVYDFLGNVNIFRGRLHNGKLQQGQFEINAPHYLDSHDEAVGYVRPHDIQIEKEQVNHETVAAKITFVHIVGPTARIELQREDTGEYLEAELPKEQYKALNIKKDDIVYVRPKQLKVFIPEDFSI
- a CDS encoding DUF3055 domain-containing protein, which translates into the protein MERFFLYDEVEDTKTRFVSFTGKSLRYDLAIVQSNKFYGKVLVLDMQSSRFAIIGPDDLEEPGYLEYVFNKTEEEAADLREYLTELLS